A stretch of the Ostrea edulis chromosome 9, xbOstEdul1.1, whole genome shotgun sequence genome encodes the following:
- the LOC125659776 gene encoding protein crumbs homolog 1-like: MSLCAPCFLLGIGVLLVIHRVDAANVVGSLDPCSSNPCVNGGTCEVRGASFKCACPYYAIGPTCENIARGCSYPHQDCLNGGTCLRVSVPSGVCKCLPGWYGEICRDFVARHDFDTHEDLTYHGDLSVNENTENHNRYGVISQTKEFTLTHDYVGLDGNDLCLSFTFIAVTEDARLDFFWQLNLLNVHIPIWNSVVSGLATGKWHFIQTPVNPSRDSVLVIKGSTVDTTLAIDDIVIESGDCRTAQ, encoded by the exons ATGAGTCTGTGTGCGCCTTGTTTTCTCCTCGGGATCGGCGTACTGCTTGTGATACATAGGGTAGATGCTGCGAATG TTGTCGGATCCCTGGATCCTTGCAGTTCAAATCCTTGCGTGAATGGTGGGACCTGTGAAGTCAGGGGCGCTTCCTTCAAATGCGCGTGTCCATACTACGCTATCGGTCCTACCTGTGAAAACATAGCTAGAGGGTGCTCTTATCCACACCAAGACTGTTTAAATGGCGGTACCTGTCTTCGGGTCTCTGTGCCCTCTGGAGTCTGTAAATGCCTTCCTGGCTGGTATGGCGAGATATGTCGAG ATTTCGTAGCACGACACGACTTTGATACCCACGAAGATTTAACATATCATGGCGATTTATCTGTAAATGAG AATACTGAAAATCATAACCGGTACGGAGTTATCTCCCAAACAAAAGAGTTCACCCTCACTCACGACTATGTTGGACTGGATG GAAACGACCTTTGTCTGAGTTTCACATTCATAGCCGTGACTGAGGATGCTAGGTTGGATTTTTTTTGGCAATTAAACCTTTTGAATGTACATATCCCAATCTGGAATAGCGTTGTCTCGGGCCTCGCTACCGGAAAATGGCACTTCATCCAGACACCAGTGAACCCATCAAGAGACTCTGTTCTC GTCATCAAGGGATCCACAGTTGATACAACACTTGCAATAGATGACATTGTTATTGAATCAGGAGACTGTAGAACAGCCCAATAG
- the LOC125659767 gene encoding uncharacterized protein LOC125659767, producing MMSRVVLCLFVIVEFTVRVLGSSGFTDPPHSTCNASAVFNCEMGKAGVHYEKSIDACNLYEYWGNCLKSHERDCRGDSYYEERVYSHRFDGAYYCPWLFSDDQPAPSCDKRALYQCRLRNNYGHSSKTNKCPFLIEQRDCLESFRNSCSEYNKYSELMHNWKYTVHLDCPELQGCNRTLYQSCWDKVDFTKVDFYDPSSFHLLCGDNLDDTLPCIIDQTERCKYQEEALLSKHQWNFQMLVYSCYGTSECNLVKLNECALENYSENVWLMTVPAPAQTRAICRKSQAYMKCVAPFRKDCLQHKSQLQSVGHVSLSAVVDRMETLYRYLSLICIEKHDDIMNFGAGCYDTQTTGFGLFVCESDQTPMNQYAQDQQRCLSLQNQTTCIRNALSENEACVEESIETAQHVAAAWEQFLLSLHHGFTCDGSEPVRITTRKPTTDRGSTREVLADVSGSNDILGAHWIMCFTASITLRHFVLHF from the exons ATGATGTCGCGTGTAGTCCTGTGTCTGTTTGTCATTGTGGAATTTACTGTTCGGG TTCTTGGAAGCTCGGGATTTACAGACCCTCCACATTCAACGTGTAACGCCTCTGCAGTGTTTAACTGTGAAATGGGGAAAGCAGGCGTTCATTACGAAAAGTCCATTGACGCGTGCAA TCTATATGAATACTGGGGGAACTGTTTGAAATCCCATGAGAGAGATTGCAGAGGAGACAGTTATTATGAAGAACGGGTGTACAGCCACCGGTTTGACGGGGCGTATTACTGCCCTTGGCTATTTTCAG ATGACCAGCCGGCTCCTAGCTGCGACAAAAGGGCGCTGTATCAATGTAGATTACGTAATAACTACGGGCACAGTAGCAAGACGAACAAGTGCCC ATTTCTCATTGAGCAAAGGGACTGTCTTGAATCTTTTCGAAATTCCTGCTCAGAATACAACAAATATTCCGAGCTGATGCACAACTGGAAATACACGGTGCATCTAGACTGCCCTGAACTTCAAG GATGCAATAGAACGCTCTATCAGTCATGCTGGGACAAAGTAGATTTTACAAAAGTGGACTTTTACGACCCCTCCTCATTCCACTTGCTCTGTGG cGACAATCTGGACGACACGTTACCGTGTATCATTGACCAAACAGAACGATGCAAATACCAGGAGGAAGCCTTGCTGAGTAAACACCAGTGGAACTTTCAGATGCTGGTTTATTCCTGCTATGGAACCTCAG AATGCAATCTTGTGAAATTAAATGAATGTGCCCTTGAAAACTATTCTGAGAATGTTTGGTTGATGACCGTACCGGCTCCAGCCCAGACAAGAGCGATATGCAG aaaatCCCAAGCTTACATGAAGTGTGTAGCACCTTTCCGAAAAGACTGTCTCCAGCACAAATCGCAGCTGCAGTCAGTCGGTCACGTGTCGCTGTCTGCCGTGGTCGATAGGATGGAGACACTGTACAGATATCTCTCCCTGATATGCATCGAGAAACACGATG ATATTATGAACTTCGGCGCAGGCTGTTACGACACCCAGACGACAGGGTTTGGACTCTTTGTTTGTGAATCTGACCAAACACCAATGAATCAGTACGCCCAAGACCAACAAAGATGTCT GTCTCTGCAGAACCAGACTACATGTATCCGAAACGCTTTGTCGGAGAACGAGGCATGTGTTGAAGAGTCTATAGAAACAGCCCAGCACGTGGCAGCCGCGTGGGAGCAGTTTCTGTTGTCGTTACATCACGGGTTTACGTGCGATGGTTCTGAGCCAG TACGAATCACGACAAGAAAACCAACTACAGACAGGGGATCGACACGCGAAGTA